In the Nitrospirota bacterium genome, AGGTCGCCCGAGTTATCCACCGCTAATGATGTTGAAGTGCATGTTGTTACAGAATTGGTATAACCTATCGGACTATGGTTTGGAAGAGTCGTTGTATGACAGGCTGAGTTTCAGGAGGTTTCTGGGCTTAGAGCTGGATGAATACGCTCCGGATCACTCAACAATAAGTCGTTTTCGTGACGAGCTGGTAAAGGATAATTTAAAGGAAGCGATGTTTTTGGAGTTAGAGCGGCAGTTGGAGAGTTTAGGTCTGTTGTTAAAAAAAGGGACATTGATAGATGCCAGTATAATATCGGCAAGTGTATCGAAACCGAGAAAAAATGTGGATGGAACAGCGGCGGAGTCACCAGTGGATCCTGATGCACAATGGACGTGTAAAGGTAAAAGACGAGACTATTATGGCTATAAGGCACATGTAAGCGTAGATCAAGACAGCGGCCTGATAAGAAAAGGGATATTGACAAAAGCTAAGGTAGATGATGGTCATATGTTGAAGGATATGGTGATGGGTGATGAGAAACGAGTATTTGGTGATAAGGCGTATGGTAGTAAGAGCAACAAGGAGTTTTTGAGCGAGCAAGGGATAAAAGACGGCTTAATGACAAAAGGGTGCTATAGGCGCAAATTAACAGAGCGAGAGAAATCAAGGAATAAACATCTTTCAAGGTATAGGTCGGCAGTAGAGCGAGTGTTTGGGACGTTGAAACGCAGCTATGGATATACCAGAGTACGGTAC is a window encoding:
- a CDS encoding IS5 family transposase, with product MSHKALNQLSFAGALIKTKAGLNQTLDEIDKKIDWKGFEKILKKLHSSNRGRPSYPPLMMLKCMLLQNWYNLSDYGLEESLYDRLSFRRFLGLELDEYAPDHSTISRFRDELVKDNLKEAMFLELERQLESLGLLLKKGTLIDASIISASVSKPRKNVDGTAAESPVDPDAQWTCKGKRRDYYGYKAHVSVDQDSGLIRKGILTKAKVDDGHMLKDMVMGDEKRVFGDKAYGSKSNKEFLSEQGIKDGLMTKGCYRRKLTEREKSRNKHLSRYRSAVERVFGTLKRSYGYTRVRYIGLLKNALHFSLLCLAFNLKKMNQLTMAEV